The genomic interval CCGGTGGGTCTTGAAGGCATCATCAGCAAAACGGATATGGCGGATCTCATAGCTTTTCTAACAACCCGATGAAGATACTTCTTAAAATTATTTTTCTAGGATGCCTGGTTTGCGTACCTATCGACCAGATACATGCAGCGCTTCGTGCAGGCGCGGCAACCAGTAACATTACCCCGCATCTGGGGATCGCATTGGATGGAACCATTTCGATAAATGGGCCAGCCGTTGAAGTACACGATGAATTGCACGCTCGTTGTATTGTGTTTGACGATGGGGAGGAACGTCTGGCGATTATCGTTTGTGATAACACCATGATCGATCGATCTATCCTGGATCAGGCGAAACAACTGGTTGAGAAGCGGTGTGGACTTCCTTCAAGCAGAGTTCTCATATCAGCCACCCACTCGCATGCCGCTCCGCGCGTGATGCCTGGGCTCCACAGCAACCCACTCAACCATGATTACGAGACTTTTCTGATTCGTCGTATCGCCGATGCGGTGCAGCAAGCCATTGCTAACCTGGCACCGGCGCAAGTTGGCTGGACGCAGTTCAATAAGCCAGAGTTTGTGCACAACCGACGTTGGTTCATGAAAGAAGGGAGTAATATGGGAAATCCCTTTGGGAAGTCCGGGGATCAGGTGAAAATGAACGCCCGTGGCGACGGACTCGTTAAACCGGCGGGGCCAGTAGATCCTGAAGTGTTTGTTGTGTCGGTTCAGCACCTGGACGGGCGTCCTCTGGCGTTACTTGCCAATTATGGGACGCATTATGTCGGCGGTTACGAGCGCGGGCACATCAGCGCTGACTATTTTGGACAATTCTCAAAACGTATGGAAGCGTTGCTGGGGTCGGATGACCCCAAAGGCGGTGTTCCGTCCTTTGTTGCCATGATGTCAAATGGAACCAGTGGAGACGTTCGTTCCAGTGATTTAAGAGAAAGCAATCCAGTGGCACCCTGGGAACAAATGAACATAGTGGCAGAGAGTCTGGCTGAGGATGTGATGAGCGCGTACCCCGATATCAAATACCATGTGAATGCCACGTTGGATATGAAAGAGACAGAGCTTTCACTGGGTGTAAGAAAGCCATCGCCGAATCAGATAGCCTGGGCTCGAAAAGTGTGGGACGATTATGAAAAGAACCCGGATCAGAAGTTTGGTGGTAGCACGAATCCACAAGTGTATGCTCGAGAGACTCTGGCTCTGGCGAAATATCCGGATAAAAAAGAAATCATTCTTCAGGCCATAAGAATTGGCGATTTGTCTATCGTGTCTTCTCCCTGTGAAACCTTTGCTGAGACGGGATTGGCTATTAAGCGACGTAGCCCTTTCAAAGATACCTTTACCATTGAATTGGCAAATGGTTCTGACGGGTACCTGCCAACCATTGAGCAGCACGGCTTCGGCGGATATGAGACTTGGACAGCCCGTTCAAGTCTACTCGAAGTTACAGCCGAAAGAAAAATTCGAAACACGTTGCTGGAAATGTTGAAAGAACTGAAGGATGAACAATGAATTATTTCTTGGTAATGATTAGTATTATAGCAGCCCCAATGAGATCGCGGCGTAAAGCCGCTCTTACAGTTCGAGTGAGTAATTGTAGGAGGGGCTTTACGCCCCGATTGCTCGTGAAGGTTTCGTTCCTCATATTCACTTTCCAACTTGCCGCCGATGCTGAAGACAGCTTCCGGGCTGGTGCCTATGCCATCGATATTACGCCTTCGAAATTTCCGGTGCCGATGGTGGGGAGCATGACCCCAAAAATGGCTACATCAGCTCACGATCCTTTGCACGCTCGTTGTCTGGTACTCGATGACGGGAAAACTCAAATTGCTTTCGCCATTGTAGACAGCTGCCTGATCCCGCGGGAAATTTGGGATGCTGCAAAAACTATAGCTTCCACAAAGACCGGCATTCCTGTTTCCCACATGCTCGGCGCGGCCACCCATACGCATACTGCGGTTTGCGTTTATCCGGGGTTTCAAGGTATTCCGGACAAAGACTATCAGGAATTTCTAACACAACGTATTGGACAGGGAATCGCTGAAGCATACATGCGTCTGGAACCCGCCCGATATGCTTTCGGCAGATTACTTTGGTGAGTTTGCCAACCAGATGGGGTTGTTACTGGGAGCTGACAAGGGGTCGGGCTTTGTAGGGATCATGTCCAACGGAACGAGTGGGGACATTAATAACATCAATTTTTTTGAACCCCGCGACAGGAAGCCATCCTTTGAGCAAATAAAGTTGGTCGCAGCCGCTGTTGCCGAGTCAGCCAAGTACGCTTACGATCGCATCGATTTTGTTGATTGGGTACCTCTTAAAATGATGGAGCAGGAAATCGAACTGGGAGTTCGCAAACCAACTCGAGCCGAACTCGATATCGCCGAGACACGATTGGTCGAAGCTGGGAAAGGGCCTTATACGGATCAAGTGCTGATCTACGCGAATGAAACAGTGGCTCTCGCAACATTTCCGAATACCGTGAGTGTTAAGTTGCAGGTGCTTCGTATTGGAGATCTGGGTATCGCAGCAACGCCAACCGAAACATTCGTTGAAACCGGTCTTGCCATAAAGAAGATCAGCCCTCTAAAGCCCACCTTCACGATCGAGTTGGCTAATGGCTACAATGGCTATCTTCCCACCGTCGAACAGCACCTTCTGGGCGGCTATGAAACCTGGCGTGCTAAATCAAGTTACCTCGCTGTGGATGCTGAACCAAAAGTCAGGCGGGCTCTTTTGAAAATGCTCAGGGAGGTCGCTGAATAAACGGCACTTCGAGAATTACAATTTCGATAGCCTTAACCCACTTTAAATCCACCTCGAACTTCACCTGCACCGGTGGCACCAAAGTTGTCTGCGAATCGTGGATCCAGCGGTCTACTGTTGGGCATGCTTAACCAGGCACGAAACAGACAACGTTTTTCTGCGGGTTCTTCATGGTCCTCAAATGCCGAGCGTCGATGCAGAGTCACCCAGTTGTTTAGCAGTAATACATCTCCTGGCTCCTGACGAAAATGGTAAGCCAATTCGCGTTCCTCCGCTACAGCTTCCAGAAAATCCATGGCTTCGATTTGTTTGGGTGTCAGGTTCGGTAGCTCCGGATCCGCATGCGCGCGATTGATGAGCACACGAAGAAAGCTGCAGGCAAAGTGACCGTCCTGAAAAGAGAAGATCGGTTGCTCAACGTAGGGAAGTTTGTTTCCCAGATCTACCGTATGGCGTTTATTAACGAACGATCGCATCAATTCCTCCAGCAAGTCGGGCCGTCGTTGAGCTATCTGATTGTACAGCTGCATTGAACTAATCAGTTCATTCTCCCCGCCTACCTTAGCCTGTTTCCAACAAAGAAAAGCGATCACATCGCAGCGATCCGTATGAAAGGAGAGTTTCTTGTTGGTATTGGGGCCACGTGTCCGAGGGTCATCCTTCCCGAGACCGGCATCCGCCACGTCGAACAGGGTGTCGCCTGTTTCGTTCTGAGAGAGCAGGGTTCCAAGTCCGGCGCACCATTCTCGAAAGGCTTCTCCCGCGTTGTCCTTTGTCTTGTCCTTTACTGGAAAGCCACGCAAGAGCACCGCACCGCCCCCAGTTTCCAATTGATCTCGAATGTGTTCGATGGAGGCAGAGGACACATCTCCAAGCCAATCGTTTCTTTCTGAGAGCTCGTTTCCTTTCCAGACGGCTGGATGCTTAAGTGAATTGACCATTGCTTAGTTTGAGGCGTCTCGTGCTGCTTTATTTTTTAGAGCCTGTGCGCGTTGATCATAGAGCGGAGGATCTATCTCAGATTCCCACTGATCAAGCAGATCTTGCATTTCCAAAGCACGGGAAGCGTGTTGGTCGATCAGGTCTTGCGTTTCTGCCATATCGTTTTCGAGATCGAATAACTGACGTCCGCCATCGGGCTCATCTATATACTTCCATTGTCCGACCCGCACTGCGCGTTGAGAATTCACTCGACTTCGATGAGGATCCAGCGCCCGCCTGAAAAATAGCGGGCTGCCTTTGATTTGATTGTTTTCGGTTAAAAGCGGTGTCAGATCTACGCCGTCCAAAGGTCGATTTTTGGGAGGCACTGCCGATGCAAGTCCAAGTAGAGTAGCTGACCAATCAATGGTTTGAATCGGGTGGTCGCTTACCCTGCCTTTGGTAATGTGATGGGTCCAACGGGCAATGGCAGGCACGCGAATGCCACCTTCCCAAAGGGAGCCTTTACTTCCCCGAAGTGGATAGTTGCGTGCGAGCTTTTCACCACCGTTGTCACTCGTAAACACAACCAAAGTATTTTCAGCGAGACCCGCAGAATCAATCGCATCCACGATGCGGCCGACCGCGGTATCGAGGCTTTCTACCATAGGGATGTAATTCCTCTCTCTTGTCCCTTCACTCCAACTGAATTCCGTTTTTTTATCCTCAGGCCCTTGAAAGGGGAAGTGAGGTGCATTGAACGACGCGAATAGAAAGAACGGCTGCTCCTTCATTGTTTCTATAAACTGGACCGCATATTCTGCCGTCAGATCTGTCATGTAACCTTCGATCTGGAGCGTCTCGTCATTCAGGAATAAATCATGAGTCCCTGTTTTGTCGTAATATTCGAAGTAGTTTACATTCCCACCCAGGCAGCCGAAAAAATGATCAAAGCCGTGTTGATTCGGTCGCCAACCATCTTCGTAACCAAGGTGCCACTTCCCGGCAAGGGCCGTGCTATAACCGGCAGCTTTCAGCATGGTTGCGAGCGAAGTTTCTGTTGGTGGCAGCCCTTCGCCCGGAGCCTGATACCACACCGCCCACTCCAGGCCGATGCGCTGGAAGTACCGACCGGTCATAAAAGCCGCCCGAGTCGGTGAGCAAATGGCACTGTTCGAGTAATTCGAGGTGAACCGGATGCCTTCTTCTGCCAATCGATCCAGGTTGGGTGTATTAATGTCTGGCGCGCCAAAGCAACCCACATCCCCATACCCCAAATCATCGGCCAGGATAAAAACAAGATTCGGTTTTCCCGCCACCAGATTCAGGAGAATTACGCTGCTCAGAATACTTGAAAAGATGGCTGATCTCATGGGATTTCTAAAACTCTATTACTACTTTGAGAGCCTGTTGTTCACCTTTGGCCAGGCGTGTGATTACCTCAGGCGTTTCTTCCAGGCTGCAGCGCCCTTCAATCAGAGTCGCCAATGGCTGCACCCTGTTTGGAACCATTTGCAGGGCCTCCTCGAAAGCGGATTTATCAAACCCGTAAGTGCCAATTAAAGTAGTTTCATTACTCACCGTTGTTTGCAGTGGCAACGTAACTTCTTTGGAAAGGTTTCCTATAAGTAAAATGGTTCCCCCTTTTGCGACGGTTGCCAGGCACCAGGAAAATGACTCTTCGCTTCCGACGGCATCCACTACCACGTCCGGCTTGGTACCAATAACTTCCTGGACTTTGTCACTCACCATCTGGGGAGGATCTGCTTTAGTCAGCAGAATTGGACGACCACCAAAATCAGGGACTCTTCTCAGCTTGTCTGCCACTATATCCAGAATCGCCACAGCATTTGCGCCGTTGGCGTTCGCCACCAGCAATGCCGACAATCCAATCGTTCCGGCACCTATGATTGCGACGGACGACAGTTGGACCGCTTTGGCCTTCAGGCGATTGAACCCGTGAGTAGCTACTGCAATGGGTTCGGCAAGTATGGCGACGTCAGGCGCAAGATTTCCCGGAACCGGAATGGCATTGCTGGCGGGAATCGCGAGAAATTCTGCCATGGCACCACGCCTACCCAGGTTGACTCCCACCACCTGTTTGTTCAAGAAACTGGGATCACCTTCTTCCGGAGTGGGTGGGTCATCAGACAAAATATTGTAAACTATCACCCGGCGTCCCAATTCAGGACTAGTCACCCCAGTTCCATGAGCCACAACTTTTCCGACGGCCTCATGGCCCATGACCATGCCTGGTGTTCGCCGTCCGCTTTCTCCAGTAAAACCGTGCACATCGCTTCCGCAAATCCCCACTACTTCCATTTGTATAAGAACTTCACCCGCTCGGGGTTCTGGCTTCGGGAGTTCCTCCAGGGACATATCCCAGGGACCGTTATAGACGAGTGCTTTCATCGGATTATTGGGAATAGTTTGGTTCAATTGACAGCCGGAACCACCATGTATTTTTTTAATTACTCAGTTTCAGGATTAATTCGCTTGGTCTTATTCCCCTGACGATCGCGGATCAACTCCGCCTCTTCTCGGAGATTATAGAGGGAAAGCCGGGTTGCTGCCAAGAGATTCATGCTTCCATAGACTAAACCACCTACTCCAACAGTGCCCAATGCGATTCCTGCGAATGCGGAAATTTGATTCCAGACTGTGCTGTGGAATATTGCCAAACCGGCGCCTACGAGTGTTACCAGGGTTGCACCGGCAAATGCGCCAAGTGCAATATAGATGGAGTGGAGTGCTCGGAGGAGTTGTATCGCTTGTTTTTCCACTCGATTGGCCTGGCCGATCAAACGGGCCGCTTCCTCCTCCGATTGCCCATCCGCCTCGGAAAGCGCAAAGAGTTCCTGCATCCTGTCGCGCGTTCTAAGCATGCGCGTGATGGTACTCATCGCCAATACACTTGATGCGTTGGTCAGCAACGCCGGTGCGTCAATGAAGGTCAAAGCCCCGAAAGGATTTTCTGTCATTACTGTTGGATCCATAATTTGCTAATCAACTAGTGCGTTTTCTCTTTCAGTCGCGATGCGAAAATACCGCCTGACAATTTTCTCGAGATTGGAACCTTTTGAACCCTCGGTGCTTTCAACCTCAGCTTACACCTTCGGTTGCCAACCTTTGCGGTAGCTCCGTTTCCAAAACTTTTGTGCTTCCGGATTGTTTTTGATGCGACCGGTTTTAGGATGAACTTCCACAACCGAGTTTGTCCGGTATGCCATGTTTCCCAGATGGCACCAGTGGGTACTTTTCTGGCCTTCCTCAATGTCCTGGTTTAAAGGAACATCGTCACGGATTGCATCGCAAAAGTTTTGAAAGTGAGGAACGTCGCCCGGTGTACCCGCACGGTCGTCGATCATTTTGCCTTTGGAATCATAGATTTTAAAACCCGCCGTATCGAATGCCATTGATCCGGTTTCCCCATAAAAGGTGCAAAAGGCCAGGTTCTCTTCGGAGCGTCGTTGGCAACTGCTTCCTTCCCAGGTTGCCCCCACCTCGCCGCAATCAAATTGCGCCACTCCGGTGTCCGGTGTTTCCTGATCGTCATCAAAGTTGTAGCGACTGCCGAGATAAGTTACCTTGGTGGGGTAGTCCACTTGCAACCCCCAGCGTGCGATATCCAGGGCGTGCACCCCGTTGTTCGCCAGCTCACCTCCCCCATAGTTCCAATGCCAATGCCAGTTGTAGTGGACGAGGTTGTCTTTATATGGACTGACCGGAACAGGTCCTTGCCATAGATCATAATCCAAATAATCCGGGACGGTCGCTGGCTTTCCATGCCCGATGGATTCACGGGTATTTGCATACCAGGTCCTTGCATAACGAACCTTGCCGATCGCGCCTCCATGAAGTTTTTCCATACCGTCAATCATCGACTCATAACTGCGGCGCTGAGTACCTTGTTGGACCTTGCGGTTGTACTTTCGAGCAGCCTTGACCATCAATTCACCTTCTTCTGCGCTGTAGCTGCCGGGTTTTTCAACATACACGTGTTTTCCGGCTGCACAGGCCAGAATCGTTGCCGGTGCATGCCAAAAGTTGGGAGCAGCAATCGATAAAATATCCACGGCATTGTCTTCAAGAATATGTCGAAAGTCTCCAACCATTTTGGTCGAGTTCTTTTGTCCTTTGTTTGCCAAAGCGGCTCCTTCTGCGGCGCGATGTTTATCTACGTCGCAAACGTAGGCGATCTCCACATTGGGAACTGCCTGAAATCCGGTGATATGAGCGGATCCCCGTTTCAGTCCCATGACTCCCACGCGCAATTTTCGGGAGGGAGCCTGTTGGCCGTGAATTGCCGGAAGTATGGCAAAGGTCGCGGCACTCGCGACTCCGGCGGTTTTAACAAAATTTCTTCGAGATAGGGTATGATTATTCATGGGGATATAAGGTTGGATGATTCCAGTGAAGTATGAAATTTGCTCCTTGAAATCAAAGCTCACAAGGGAAAACAAATGTGATTTCTCCAATCTTGTCATTCTCGCTATTCTTGAGCACGCTCTTCGAAACCCTATGAAACACATTCGCCTTCTTCTCTTCGTCTTTTGCTGGTATGGATTTTGCATGTCATTGTCGGCTGCAGAAACTTTGCCCCGCATTTTTATAATCGGGGACTCCATTTCGATTGGCTACACGCCCTATGTGGTGGAAATGTTCCAGGGAAGGGCGGAGGTGGTTCACAACAAAGGCAATGCCGGACCAACAGGAAATGGTCTGGAGAAGATCGATGAATGGTTGGGGGATGGCGACTGGGATGTGATTCATTTTAACTGGGGCTTGCACGACCTCTGTTACCGGCACCCGGAAAGTAAAAATCAAGGGCGACGTGATAAGGTCCGGGGAACCATTTCGACCACGCTTGACGTCTACGAATCCAATTTGGAGAAACTGGTAGCCCGGCTGAAAAAAACCAGAGCCAAGCTCATTTGGGCAAATACCTCTTACGTTCCGGACGATGAGTTGGGTCGCATCAAAGGAGACGAACTCAAGTACAACCGTGTCGCCGCGAAAGTCATGTCCCGTCACAATATCCCCATGAACGATCTCCGCTCACTTACCGCAGCTTTCGATCCCGCCCTGTTCAAAGCAACAGGTGATGTTCATTTTGTCCCGGCGGGATACCAGCTCCTCGGTACCCAGGTTGTAAATACGCTTGAACAAGCGCTGCCCGAACTGGTTTTTCGAGTTGGAATAATCGGCTTGGACACTTCGCATGTCATAGCCTTTACCAAATCTTTCAACGAACCCGGGAACGAAGACCACGTGTCCGGTGCCAAAGTGGTTGCGGCATTCAAGGGAGGTAGTCCCGATATTCCCAGTAGCGCCGACCGCATTGATGGCTTTACCAAAACTCTGGTGGAAGAGTACGGGGTTCAATTGTACGACAGCATTGAAGAGATGTGCAAACATGTGGATGCTGTTTTGCTGGAAAGCGTGGATGGGCGACCACATTTAAAGCAGGTCATTCCTGTGTTCGAGGCGGGACTGCCCGTGTTCATCGACAAACCCATTGCGGGATCTTTAAAAGACGCCATTGAGATTTATCGCTTGGCCAAGAAGCATGGCGTTCCCTGCTGGAGCTCGTCTTCTCTGCGGTTTGATCCGGGAATTGTCCGACTTGCCACAACCGACATTGGCGAAATTAAAGGAGCTATTTCCTATGGTCCGGCGACTTTGGAAGAACATCACCCCGATCTGTTTTGGTATGGCATTCATCCCACCGAAGCGCTCTTCACCGTCATGGGTCCAGGAGTGGAAACGGTTAGCCGCAGCTACACCCCGGACAATGATGCAATAACGGGTAAATGGAAATCGGGTGCCGTGGGCGTGCTTTATGGAATCCGGAATTCCAAAGCCGACTACCGGGTAATCGCTTTCGGCACCAAGCAGATTGCTGAGGCAGGGCGTGAAGGAAAATACGTCCCCATGCTTCAAGAGATTGTCCAATTTTTCCGAACCGGCAAATCGCCCGTCCCCCTCGAAAACACCATCGAAATCCACGCCTTCATGGAAGCCGCCGACGAAAGCAAGCGTCGCGGTGGCGCGCCGGTGTCGATAGAGGAAGTGCTTAAGGCCAATGGGTGGCGTAAAAATCTTTGAGGTCCCTGTGTCGTTGCCTGGGAAATTACACTCCCCTGGCTTCCAACGCATGGCTTAAAACTTCCGTTTTAACCAGAGAGCAAAAAAGGGATTGGAAATGCGAGGCAGGCCTTTGAAACGAAAGAGGATGC from Verrucomicrobiota bacterium carries:
- a CDS encoding neutral/alkaline non-lysosomal ceramidase N-terminal domain-containing protein: MKILLKIIFLGCLVCVPIDQIHAALRAGAATSNITPHLGIALDGTISINGPAVEVHDELHARCIVFDDGEERLAIIVCDNTMIDRSILDQAKQLVEKRCGLPSSRVLISATHSHAAPRVMPGLHSNPLNHDYETFLIRRIADAVQQAIANLAPAQVGWTQFNKPEFVHNRRWFMKEGSNMGNPFGKSGDQVKMNARGDGLVKPAGPVDPEVFVVSVQHLDGRPLALLANYGTHYVGGYERGHISADYFGQFSKRMEALLGSDDPKGGVPSFVAMMSNGTSGDVRSSDLRESNPVAPWEQMNIVAESLAEDVMSAYPDIKYHVNATLDMKETELSLGVRKPSPNQIAWARKVWDDYEKNPDQKFGGSTNPQVYARETLALAKYPDKKEIILQAIRIGDLSIVSSPCETFAETGLAIKRRSPFKDTFTIELANGSDGYLPTIEQHGFGGYETWTARSSLLEVTAERKIRNTLLEMLKELKDEQ
- a CDS encoding DUF2721 domain-containing protein, which produces MDPTVMTENPFGALTFIDAPALLTNASSVLAMSTITRMLRTRDRMQELFALSEADGQSEEEAARLIGQANRVEKQAIQLLRALHSIYIALGAFAGATLVTLVGAGLAIFHSTVWNQISAFAGIALGTVGVGGLVYGSMNLLAATRLSLYNLREEAELIRDRQGNKTKRINPETE
- a CDS encoding Gfo/Idh/MocA family oxidoreductase — encoded protein: MNNHTLSRRNFVKTAGVASAATFAILPAIHGQQAPSRKLRVGVMGLKRGSAHITGFQAVPNVEIAYVCDVDKHRAAEGAALANKGQKNSTKMVGDFRHILEDNAVDILSIAAPNFWHAPATILACAAGKHVYVEKPGSYSAEEGELMVKAARKYNRKVQQGTQRRSYESMIDGMEKLHGGAIGKVRYARTWYANTRESIGHGKPATVPDYLDYDLWQGPVPVSPYKDNLVHYNWHWHWNYGGGELANNGVHALDIARWGLQVDYPTKVTYLGSRYNFDDDQETPDTGVAQFDCGEVGATWEGSSCQRRSEENLAFCTFYGETGSMAFDTAGFKIYDSKGKMIDDRAGTPGDVPHFQNFCDAIRDDVPLNQDIEEGQKSTHWCHLGNMAYRTNSVVEVHPKTGRIKNNPEAQKFWKRSYRKGWQPKV
- a CDS encoding GDSL-type esterase/lipase family protein, which translates into the protein MKHIRLLLFVFCWYGFCMSLSAAETLPRIFIIGDSISIGYTPYVVEMFQGRAEVVHNKGNAGPTGNGLEKIDEWLGDGDWDVIHFNWGLHDLCYRHPESKNQGRRDKVRGTISTTLDVYESNLEKLVARLKKTRAKLIWANTSYVPDDELGRIKGDELKYNRVAAKVMSRHNIPMNDLRSLTAAFDPALFKATGDVHFVPAGYQLLGTQVVNTLEQALPELVFRVGIIGLDTSHVIAFTKSFNEPGNEDHVSGAKVVAAFKGGSPDIPSSADRIDGFTKTLVEEYGVQLYDSIEEMCKHVDAVLLESVDGRPHLKQVIPVFEAGLPVFIDKPIAGSLKDAIEIYRLAKKHGVPCWSSSSLRFDPGIVRLATTDIGEIKGAISYGPATLEEHHPDLFWYGIHPTEALFTVMGPGVETVSRSYTPDNDAITGKWKSGAVGVLYGIRNSKADYRVIAFGTKQIAEAGREGKYVPMLQEIVQFFRTGKSPVPLENTIEIHAFMEAADESKRRGGAPVSIEEVLKANGWRKNL
- a CDS encoding TauD/TfdA family dioxygenase, whose product is MVNSLKHPAVWKGNELSERNDWLGDVSSASIEHIRDQLETGGGAVLLRGFPVKDKTKDNAGEAFREWCAGLGTLLSQNETGDTLFDVADAGLGKDDPRTRGPNTNKKLSFHTDRCDVIAFLCWKQAKVGGENELISSMQLYNQIAQRRPDLLEELMRSFVNKRHTVDLGNKLPYVEQPIFSFQDGHFACSFLRVLINRAHADPELPNLTPKQIEAMDFLEAVAEERELAYHFRQEPGDVLLLNNWVTLHRRSAFEDHEEPAEKRCLFRAWLSMPNSRPLDPRFADNFGATGAGEVRGGFKVG
- a CDS encoding sulfatase-like hydrolase/transferase, which codes for MRSAIFSSILSSVILLNLVAGKPNLVFILADDLGYGDVGCFGAPDINTPNLDRLAEEGIRFTSNYSNSAICSPTRAAFMTGRYFQRIGLEWAVWYQAPGEGLPPTETSLATMLKAAGYSTALAGKWHLGYEDGWRPNQHGFDHFFGCLGGNVNYFEYYDKTGTHDLFLNDETLQIEGYMTDLTAEYAVQFIETMKEQPFFLFASFNAPHFPFQGPEDKKTEFSWSEGTRERNYIPMVESLDTAVGRIVDAIDSAGLAENTLVVFTSDNGGEKLARNYPLRGSKGSLWEGGIRVPAIARWTHHITKGRVSDHPIQTIDWSATLLGLASAVPPKNRPLDGVDLTPLLTENNQIKGSPLFFRRALDPHRSRVNSQRAVRVGQWKYIDEPDGGRQLFDLENDMAETQDLIDQHASRALEMQDLLDQWESEIDPPLYDQRAQALKNKAARDASN
- a CDS encoding alcohol dehydrogenase catalytic domain-containing protein, producing the protein MKALVYNGPWDMSLEELPKPEPRAGEVLIQMEVVGICGSDVHGFTGESGRRTPGMVMGHEAVGKVVAHGTGVTSPELGRRVIVYNILSDDPPTPEEGDPSFLNKQVVGVNLGRRGAMAEFLAIPASNAIPVPGNLAPDVAILAEPIAVATHGFNRLKAKAVQLSSVAIIGAGTIGLSALLVANANGANAVAILDIVADKLRRVPDFGGRPILLTKADPPQMVSDKVQEVIGTKPDVVVDAVGSEESFSWCLATVAKGGTILLIGNLSKEVTLPLQTTVSNETTLIGTYGFDKSAFEEALQMVPNRVQPLATLIEGRCSLEETPEVITRLAKGEQQALKVVIEF